The proteins below are encoded in one region of Pacificitalea manganoxidans:
- the pepN gene encoding aminopeptidase N, with product MKDAAPSTPQAVRLEDYTPWSHVVDRVQLTFRLDPRATRVISRLSLEPNPAGPQGRRMFLHGEGLTLIRASIDGRAVTPDLTPDGLYCDVPEGPFTWECEVEIAPEGNTALEGLYMSNGMYCTQCEAEGFRKITYYPDRPDVMAPFDVRVESAMPVLLSNGNPGATGTLADGTPWVEWHDPWPKPSYLFALVAGDLRAHSDRFTTASDRDVALNIWVRPGDEDRCAYAMDALKRSMAWDEQVYGREYDLDVFNIVAVDDFNMGAMENKGLNIFNSKYVLASPQTATDRDYELIEGIIAHEYFHNWTGNRITCRDWFQLCLKEGLTVFRDQQFSGDQRSVPVKRIEDVLQLRARQFREDNGPLAHPVRPSSYIEINNFYTATVYEKGAEVIGMLKLLVGDAQYAEALALYFDRHDGDAATIEDWLAVFEDVTKRDLRQFSRWYTQAGTPRLSVEETFDAGTYTLRFRQRTPPTPGQAEKLPQVIPIAVGLLAPDGSEVVPTTVLEMTQEEQSFSFDGLAARPVPSLLRGFSAPVILDRASDAAERAFLLAHDTDAFNRWEAGRSLAKEVLLRMVGDNAPPSADYLAALDQVLADDTLDPAFRALVLQLPSEDDIAQSLHDNGTTPDPTAIHIARDALAHAQAEALAPKLPALFDAMTRPGPYTPDAEAAGCRALRHIALSLLTRLDGGDRAAQEFDRADNMTEELGALGLLIRAGRGTDPVARFAERWGHDRLVMDKWFQLQVNMAPPEQAVTRAETLAQRPDFDWKNPNKFRALIGGLAANAAGFHDPSGAGYRFVGEWLSRLDKVNPQTTARMTTVFETWPRYDADRQDMIRETLTRIANTPDLSRDTAEMVSRILG from the coding sequence ATGAAAGATGCCGCCCCCAGCACGCCACAGGCGGTCCGGCTCGAAGACTATACGCCGTGGAGCCACGTCGTTGACCGGGTTCAACTGACCTTCCGGCTCGATCCGCGCGCGACGCGGGTGATCTCTCGGCTGTCGCTGGAGCCGAACCCCGCCGGTCCGCAGGGGCGGCGGATGTTTCTGCATGGCGAAGGGCTGACGCTGATCCGTGCCAGCATCGACGGGCGCGCCGTAACGCCGGACCTGACACCGGACGGGCTCTATTGCGACGTGCCGGAGGGGCCGTTCACATGGGAATGCGAGGTCGAGATTGCGCCCGAGGGCAATACCGCGCTCGAAGGGCTATACATGTCGAACGGCATGTATTGCACTCAATGCGAGGCCGAAGGCTTCCGCAAGATCACCTATTACCCCGACCGCCCCGACGTGATGGCCCCGTTCGATGTGCGGGTGGAAAGCGCGATGCCGGTGCTGTTGTCGAACGGCAATCCCGGCGCCACGGGCACGCTTGCCGATGGCACGCCATGGGTCGAATGGCACGATCCGTGGCCCAAACCCTCCTACCTCTTTGCGTTGGTTGCAGGCGATCTGCGCGCCCATTCCGACCGCTTCACCACGGCGTCAGACCGCGACGTGGCGCTCAATATCTGGGTGCGCCCCGGCGATGAGGATCGCTGCGCCTACGCGATGGACGCCCTGAAACGGTCGATGGCCTGGGATGAACAGGTCTATGGCCGGGAATACGATCTGGATGTGTTCAACATCGTCGCGGTCGATGATTTCAACATGGGCGCGATGGAAAACAAGGGATTGAACATCTTCAATTCCAAATACGTCCTCGCCTCGCCCCAGACCGCAACTGATCGCGACTACGAATTGATCGAAGGCATCATCGCCCACGAATATTTCCATAACTGGACCGGCAACCGGATCACCTGCCGTGATTGGTTTCAGCTGTGCCTGAAGGAAGGCCTGACCGTGTTCCGCGATCAGCAATTCTCGGGCGATCAACGCTCCGTTCCGGTCAAGCGGATCGAGGATGTGCTCCAACTGCGCGCGCGGCAGTTCCGCGAGGATAACGGCCCGCTGGCCCATCCCGTCCGCCCGTCGAGCTATATCGAGATCAACAATTTCTACACCGCGACGGTCTACGAGAAAGGCGCCGAGGTGATCGGCATGCTCAAGCTGCTCGTGGGCGACGCCCAGTATGCCGAGGCGCTGGCGCTCTATTTTGACCGCCATGACGGGGACGCCGCCACGATCGAGGATTGGCTCGCGGTGTTCGAGGATGTCACCAAGCGGGATCTGCGCCAGTTTTCCCGTTGGTATACGCAGGCTGGCACGCCGCGCCTGTCGGTCGAGGAAACATTCGACGCGGGCACCTACACCCTGCGGTTCCGCCAACGCACACCCCCCACGCCGGGACAGGCCGAAAAACTGCCGCAGGTGATCCCCATCGCGGTCGGGCTTCTGGCGCCGGACGGCAGCGAAGTGGTCCCGACCACGGTGCTGGAAATGACGCAGGAGGAGCAAAGCTTCTCCTTCGACGGGCTCGCCGCGCGCCCGGTGCCGTCGCTCCTGCGCGGGTTCTCGGCACCGGTGATCTTGGACCGGGCCAGTGACGCGGCGGAGCGGGCCTTTCTGCTGGCCCATGACACGGATGCGTTCAACCGATGGGAAGCGGGCCGCAGCCTTGCCAAGGAGGTGCTGCTGCGGATGGTCGGGGATAATGCGCCGCCCAGCGCCGACTATCTCGCCGCGCTCGATCAGGTGCTGGCGGATGATACGCTTGACCCGGCCTTCCGCGCGCTTGTGCTGCAACTGCCGTCCGAGGACGACATCGCGCAAAGCCTGCATGACAACGGCACCACCCCCGACCCCACCGCGATCCACATCGCGCGGGACGCGCTGGCCCATGCGCAGGCGGAGGCCTTGGCCCCCAAGCTGCCCGCCCTTTTCGATGCCATGACCCGTCCCGGCCCCTACACGCCCGATGCCGAGGCCGCAGGCTGCCGGGCCCTGCGCCATATTGCGCTGTCGCTGCTGACCCGGCTCGATGGCGGGGATCGCGCGGCGCAGGAATTCGACCGCGCCGACAACATGACCGAAGAGTTGGGCGCGCTGGGCCTGCTGATCCGCGCCGGGCGCGGCACGGACCCGGTGGCACGGTTCGCCGAACGCTGGGGACATGACCGGTTGGTGATGGACAAATGGTTCCAGTTGCAGGTCAACATGGCCCCGCCGGAGCAGGCCGTCACCCGCGCGGAAACGCTGGCCCAGCGCCCGGATTTCGACTGGAAAAACCCCAACAAATTCCGCGCATTGATCGGCGGGCTGGCCGCAAACGCCGCCGGATTTCACGATCCATCAGGTGCGGGTTACCGGTTTGTCGGCGAGTGGTTGAGCCGCTTGGACAAGGTCAATCCGCAAACCACCGCGCGCATGACCACAGTGTTCGAGACATGGCCCCGCTACGATGCCGACCGGCAGGACATGATCCGCGAAACCCTGACGCGCATCGCCAACACCCCCGACCTGTCACGGGACACCGCAGAAATGGTGAGCCGCATCCTCGGCTGA
- a CDS encoding malate synthase G yields MTDPAPASYTDRADLKVDAALAAFVEAEALPGTGIAADAVWAGLSALIKAFGPKRAELLQQREDLQERIDAWHMKQAGGTHDPLAYRAFLEEIGYLVPEPDSVQIAPGRIDPEISSLAAPQLVVPATNARFALNAANARWGSLYDALYGTDALGSPPPAGAHDPERGKQVVAWAKAHLDRVVPLTKGSWANIVSMAPAGGKLILVAGKNTVALRDPTQFAGFNRGADGALTDLFFRVNGLHIVLVLDRGDPIGRDDPAGIADMFIEAAASTIVDMEDSVACVDGADKVLAYRNWLGLMKGDLTAEVSKGGTQFTRELNPDIGFTDPTGQPVLLKGRALLLVRNVGHLMTTPAVLDASGAEAPEGFLDALIAVLIALHDLRRSDGPRNSPAGAIYVVKPKMHGPDEVRLADQTFAAVEQVLGLPAHTVKIGIMDEERRTSANLAACIDAARERVAFINTGFLDRTGDEIHTSMEAGPMVPKGQMKSATWLTAYETRNVDIGMQCGLKGRAQIGKGMWAMPDRMADMLDQKIAHPHSGATCAWVPSPTAAVLHATHYHHIDVFQQLYTIAEAAGGAPRATLDDLLTIPLLEGPLPEAEITAEVENSAQSILGYVVRWIDQGVGCSKVPDIHDIGLMEDRATLRISAQGLANWLKWDVVSPEQVMAALRKMAVVVDQQNAGDPIYRPMAPDFDGIAFQAACDLVFKGRVQPAGYTEPILHQRRAEAKARG; encoded by the coding sequence ATGACCGACCCCGCGCCTGCGAGCTATACCGACCGTGCCGATCTGAAAGTGGACGCGGCGCTTGCCGCCTTTGTCGAGGCGGAGGCGCTGCCCGGCACCGGGATCGCGGCCGACGCTGTCTGGGCGGGGCTGTCGGCGTTAATCAAAGCCTTTGGGCCCAAGCGCGCCGAGCTGTTGCAGCAGCGCGAGGATCTGCAAGAACGCATCGACGCGTGGCATATGAAACAGGCTGGGGGAACGCATGATCCTCTGGCCTACCGGGCATTTCTGGAAGAGATCGGTTATCTGGTGCCGGAGCCGGACAGCGTGCAGATCGCGCCGGGGCGGATCGACCCCGAAATCAGTTCGCTGGCCGCGCCGCAACTGGTGGTGCCCGCGACGAATGCACGTTTCGCGCTGAACGCGGCCAATGCACGGTGGGGGTCACTTTATGATGCGCTCTACGGCACCGATGCGCTGGGCAGCCCGCCGCCCGCAGGCGCGCATGATCCAGAGCGGGGAAAGCAGGTCGTCGCGTGGGCGAAGGCGCATCTGGACCGGGTGGTGCCCCTGACCAAAGGCAGTTGGGCCAATATCGTCAGCATGGCCCCGGCGGGCGGTAAATTGATCCTCGTTGCCGGGAAAAACACCGTGGCACTGCGCGATCCGACGCAGTTCGCCGGGTTCAACCGGGGCGCGGATGGGGCGCTGACGGACCTGTTTTTCCGGGTGAACGGGCTGCATATCGTGCTGGTGCTCGACCGCGGCGACCCGATTGGGCGGGATGATCCGGCGGGCATCGCGGATATGTTCATCGAAGCGGCGGCCTCGACCATCGTCGATATGGAAGATTCGGTGGCCTGCGTGGATGGCGCCGACAAGGTGCTGGCCTATCGCAACTGGCTGGGCCTGATGAAGGGCGATCTGACGGCGGAGGTGTCCAAGGGCGGCACGCAATTCACCCGCGAGCTGAACCCCGATATCGGATTTACCGATCCGACGGGCCAGCCGGTGTTGCTGAAAGGGCGGGCGTTGCTGCTGGTGCGCAATGTCGGGCATCTGATGACGACCCCCGCCGTGCTGGATGCCAGCGGGGCCGAGGCCCCCGAAGGATTTCTGGATGCGCTGATTGCCGTCCTGATCGCCCTCCACGATCTGCGCCGTTCCGACGGTCCGCGCAATTCACCGGCGGGCGCGATCTATGTGGTGAAGCCCAAGATGCACGGCCCAGACGAGGTTCGGCTCGCCGATCAGACCTTTGCCGCGGTGGAGCAGGTGCTGGGTCTGCCCGCCCATACCGTCAAGATCGGCATCATGGACGAGGAACGCCGAACGTCCGCCAACCTCGCCGCCTGTATCGATGCAGCGCGGGAGCGTGTGGCCTTCATCAATACCGGGTTCCTCGATCGGACCGGGGATGAGATCCACACCTCGATGGAGGCGGGGCCGATGGTGCCCAAGGGACAGATGAAATCCGCGACGTGGCTGACGGCCTATGAGACGCGCAATGTCGATATCGGCATGCAATGCGGGCTGAAGGGGCGCGCGCAAATCGGTAAGGGCATGTGGGCGATGCCCGACCGCATGGCCGATATGCTGGATCAGAAAATCGCGCATCCGCACTCGGGCGCGACCTGCGCATGGGTGCCGTCGCCAACGGCGGCGGTGTTGCACGCCACGCATTATCATCACATCGACGTGTTTCAGCAGCTTTATACCATTGCGGAAGCGGCGGGTGGTGCGCCCCGCGCCACGCTTGACGATCTGCTGACCATCCCGTTGCTGGAGGGCCCGCTGCCAGAGGCGGAGATCACGGCGGAGGTGGAAAATTCCGCGCAGAGCATTCTCGGCTATGTCGTGCGCTGGATCGATCAGGGGGTGGGGTGTTCGAAAGTGCCCGATATTCATGATATCGGCCTGATGGAGGATCGCGCGACCCTGCGGATCAGTGCCCAAGGGCTTGCCAATTGGCTGAAATGGGATGTGGTGAGCCCGGAACAGGTGATGGCGGCGCTGCGCAAAATGGCGGTGGTGGTCGATCAGCAGAACGCGGGCGATCCGATATATCGCCCAATGGCGCCGGATTTCGACGGGATCGCGTTTCAGGCCGCCTGTGATCTGGTGTTCAAGGGGCGGGTGCAGCCTGCGGGCTATACCGAACCGATCCTGCATCAACGCCGGGCCGAGGCGAAGGCGCGCGGATAG
- a CDS encoding gamma-glutamyl-gamma-aminobutyrate hydrolase family protein, whose product MPRAHTRPIVGIICNSHLLNDTYPAHANGAMNSEAIATVSNAMPMLIPADPAYLSVDELLDTCDGFLFTGGRPNVHPEEYGEPETAAHGAFDRARDAITLPLIRKLVERGQPFIGVCRGFQEVNVAMGGTLYPEIRDLPGRMNHRMPPDGTLEERFALRHKVTFTPEGPFARLFGAPEVMTNTLHGQGIKQPGPRVVVDGTAPDGTPEALYIKDAPGFTMSVQWHPEYRAAQDPVSRPLFEAFGAAVHEWAGSRRDAVLRSA is encoded by the coding sequence ATGCCGCGTGCGCACACCCGCCCCATTGTGGGCATCATCTGTAACAGTCATCTGCTGAACGATACCTATCCCGCCCATGCCAATGGCGCGATGAATTCCGAAGCGATCGCGACCGTCAGCAACGCGATGCCCATGCTGATCCCCGCCGATCCGGCCTATCTGAGCGTGGATGAGTTGCTGGACACTTGCGACGGCTTTCTGTTCACCGGCGGGCGTCCGAACGTGCATCCCGAGGAATATGGCGAACCGGAAACGGCGGCGCATGGGGCGTTCGACCGGGCGCGGGACGCGATCACCCTGCCGTTGATCCGGAAACTGGTCGAGCGCGGCCAGCCCTTCATCGGCGTCTGCCGCGGCTTTCAGGAGGTCAACGTGGCGATGGGCGGAACGCTCTATCCCGAGATCCGCGATCTGCCGGGGCGTATGAACCACCGGATGCCCCCCGATGGCACGCTGGAAGAACGCTTTGCGCTGCGCCATAAGGTGACGTTCACGCCCGAAGGGCCGTTCGCCCGCCTGTTCGGAGCGCCGGAGGTGATGACCAACACGCTGCACGGGCAGGGGATCAAGCAGCCCGGACCGCGTGTGGTGGTCGATGGCACGGCCCCCGATGGCACGCCAGAGGCGCTGTATATCAAGGACGCGCCGGGTTTCACCATGTCGGTGCAGTGGCATCCGGAATATCGCGCGGCCCAAGACCCGGTTTCCCGTCCGCTGTTCGAGGCCTTTGGCGCTGCGGTCCATGAGTGGGCAGGCAGCAGGCGCGACGCGGTGCTGCGCAGCGCCTGA
- a CDS encoding Re/Si-specific NAD(P)(+) transhydrogenase subunit alpha has product MKIGTPKEVFSGESRVAMTPDSARMLQKLGYACAIESGAGAAAGFNDAAYEAAGVEVMADAAALWAASDVVAKVRPPSETEVGYLRDGQLLISFFYPGSNETLLEECKATGASVIAMDMVPRISRAQKMDALSSMANIAGYRAVIEAGNNFGRFFTGQVTAAGKVPPAKVLIVGAGVAGLAAIGTSTSLGAMTYAFDVRPEVAEQIESMGAEFVYLDFEEKAADGAETGGYAAPSSPEFREKQLEKFRELAPEMDIVITTALIPNRDAPVLWTRDMVELMKPGSVIVDLAAERGGNCELTVKDEKIVTDNGVTIVGYTDFPSRMATQSSTLYATNIRHMMTDLTPEKDGAVDHDMDDDVIRGATVTHAGEITFPPPPPKVKAIAAQKPKEKAKELTPEERRAAEIAAFKAQTKSHVTLLVAGAVLIALVGAYAPASFMSHFIVFVLACFIGFQVIWNVSHSLHTPLMAVTNAISGIIILGAVLQIGSGSFLVTLLSFVSVLIASINIVGGFLVTRRMLAMFQKS; this is encoded by the coding sequence GTGAAAATCGGGACACCGAAAGAGGTATTTTCAGGAGAGTCGCGCGTCGCGATGACACCTGACTCTGCGCGTATGCTGCAGAAGCTTGGCTACGCGTGCGCAATCGAATCCGGGGCCGGTGCGGCTGCGGGCTTTAACGACGCCGCCTACGAGGCTGCGGGCGTCGAAGTGATGGCGGATGCCGCCGCGCTGTGGGCCGCATCCGACGTCGTCGCCAAGGTGCGACCGCCCAGCGAAACCGAAGTGGGCTACCTGCGCGACGGGCAGCTGCTGATCTCGTTCTTCTATCCGGGCAGCAACGAAACGCTGCTGGAGGAGTGCAAGGCCACCGGTGCCAGCGTCATCGCGATGGACATGGTGCCGCGCATCAGCCGCGCGCAGAAGATGGACGCGCTGTCCTCGATGGCGAATATCGCGGGCTACCGCGCCGTGATCGAGGCGGGCAACAACTTTGGCCGGTTCTTCACCGGTCAGGTGACAGCCGCTGGTAAAGTGCCGCCCGCCAAGGTGCTGATCGTCGGTGCCGGTGTTGCGGGTCTGGCCGCAATCGGCACGTCGACCTCGCTCGGTGCGATGACCTACGCCTTCGACGTGCGTCCCGAAGTGGCCGAGCAGATCGAGTCGATGGGCGCCGAGTTCGTCTATCTCGATTTCGAGGAAAAGGCCGCCGACGGTGCCGAGACCGGGGGCTATGCCGCCCCGTCGAGCCCCGAATTCCGCGAAAAGCAGCTGGAGAAATTCCGCGAGCTTGCGCCCGAGATGGACATCGTGATTACAACCGCGCTGATCCCGAACCGCGACGCGCCGGTGCTGTGGACCCGCGACATGGTCGAGCTGATGAAGCCCGGCTCCGTGATCGTCGATCTTGCCGCCGAGCGGGGCGGCAACTGCGAACTGACCGTCAAGGACGAGAAGATCGTCACCGACAATGGTGTCACGATCGTCGGCTACACCGACTTCCCCAGCCGGATGGCCACGCAAAGCTCCACGCTTTACGCCACCAACATCCGTCACATGATGACCGACCTGACCCCCGAAAAGGACGGCGCGGTCGATCATGACATGGACGACGATGTGATCCGGGGCGCCACGGTGACCCATGCGGGCGAGATCACCTTCCCGCCGCCGCCGCCCAAGGTGAAGGCCATCGCGGCCCAGAAGCCCAAGGAAAAAGCCAAGGAACTGACCCCCGAAGAACGTCGTGCCGCCGAAATCGCGGCGTTCAAGGCGCAGACCAAAAGCCACGTCACCCTGCTGGTGGCGGGTGCGGTTCTGATCGCGCTTGTCGGGGCCTATGCGCCAGCCAGCTTCATGAGCCACTTCATCGTGTTCGTTCTGGCCTGTTTCATCGGCTTCCAGGTCATCTGGAATGTCAGCCATTCGCTGCACACGCCGCTGATGGCCGTCACCAATGCCATTTCCGGCATTATCATTCTGGGCGCGGTGCTGCAGATCGGATCGGGGTCGTTCCTCGTGACGCTGCTGAGCTTCGTCTCGGTTCTTATCGCAAGCATCAATATCGTGGGCGGGTTCCTCGTGACGCGCCGGATGCTTGCCATGTTCCAGAAATCTTAA
- the pntB gene encoding Re/Si-specific NAD(P)(+) transhydrogenase subunit beta, with the protein MSIGLVSAAYIAATVLFILSLGGLSGQESAKRAVWYGIAGMALAVVATVFGPGVAGLGWILLAVAIGAGAGYYVAGKVEMTEMPQLVAALHSFVGLAAVFIGYNAHIELARVMDMPLIERDALQGFAGVLAHKTGVEIAILKVEVFLGVFIGAITFTGSVIAFGKLAGKVSSAAQKLPGGHALNAGAAILSLILLIMYVNGAGFWALLLMSLLAFFIGYHLIMGIGGADMPVVVSMLNSYSGWAASAIGFTLGNDLLIVTGALVGSSGAILSYIMCKAMNRSFISVILGGFGGSSGPAMEVEGEQIAIDADGVAQALDDADSVVIVPGYGMAVAQAQQAVSELTRRLRAQGKTVRFAIHPVAGRLPGHMNVLLAEAKVPYDIVLEMEEINDDFPSTDVVIVIGSNDIVNPAAQDDPNSPIAGMPVLEVWKAKSVFVSKRGQGTGYSGIENPLFYKENTRMFYGDAKESLNTLLTKMNS; encoded by the coding sequence ATGAGCATCGGACTGGTTTCCGCCGCCTATATCGCGGCGACGGTTCTCTTCATCCTCTCTCTTGGGGGTCTGTCGGGACAGGAAAGCGCGAAACGCGCTGTATGGTATGGCATTGCGGGTATGGCCTTGGCCGTGGTCGCGACCGTTTTCGGGCCGGGCGTTGCCGGGCTGGGGTGGATCCTGCTGGCCGTCGCCATCGGCGCGGGCGCGGGCTACTATGTGGCAGGCAAGGTCGAGATGACCGAGATGCCGCAGCTTGTCGCGGCGCTGCACAGCTTTGTTGGTCTGGCGGCTGTGTTCATCGGCTACAACGCCCATATCGAACTGGCGCGCGTGATGGACATGCCGCTGATCGAGCGGGATGCGTTGCAGGGGTTCGCGGGCGTTCTGGCGCATAAGACCGGCGTTGAGATCGCGATCCTGAAGGTCGAGGTCTTCCTCGGCGTATTCATCGGCGCGATCACCTTCACCGGCTCTGTCATCGCCTTTGGCAAGCTGGCGGGCAAGGTCTCGTCCGCCGCGCAGAAACTGCCGGGTGGTCACGCGCTGAACGCGGGCGCGGCGATCCTGTCGCTGATCCTGCTGATCATGTATGTCAACGGGGCCGGGTTCTGGGCGCTGCTCTTGATGTCGCTTTTGGCGTTCTTCATCGGCTACCACCTGATCATGGGCATCGGCGGCGCCGACATGCCGGTCGTGGTGTCGATGCTGAACAGCTATTCCGGCTGGGCGGCGTCTGCCATCGGTTTCACGCTGGGCAATGACCTGCTGATCGTGACCGGTGCGCTTGTCGGCTCCTCCGGCGCGATCCTGAGCTACATCATGTGCAAGGCGATGAACCGGTCGTTCATCTCGGTCATCCTCGGCGGCTTTGGCGGCAGCTCCGGCCCGGCGATGGAGGTCGAGGGCGAGCAGATCGCGATCGACGCCGACGGCGTGGCACAGGCGCTCGACGATGCCGATAGCGTGGTCATCGTGCCGGGCTACGGCATGGCGGTGGCGCAGGCGCAGCAGGCGGTGAGCGAGCTCACCCGTCGTCTGCGGGCGCAGGGCAAGACCGTGCGTTTCGCCATCCACCCCGTCGCGGGGCGTCTGCCGGGGCACATGAACGTGCTTCTGGCCGAGGCCAAGGTGCCCTATGACATCGTGCTGGAGATGGAGGAGATCAACGACGATTTCCCCTCGACCGACGTGGTGATCGTCATCGGCTCCAACGACATCGTCAACCCGGCGGCGCAGGACGATCCCAACTCTCCCATCGCCGGTATGCCGGTGCTGGAGGTCTGGAAGGCCAAGAGCGTGTTCGTGTCGAAGCGCGGTCAGGGCACCGGCTATTCCGGTATCGAGAACCCGCTGTTCTACAAAGAGAACACGCGCATGTTCTACGGCGACGCGAAGGAATCGCTCAACACGCTGCTGACCAAGATGAACAGCTGA
- the gap gene encoding type I glyceraldehyde-3-phosphate dehydrogenase, whose translation MTVKVAINGFGRIGRNVLRGIIESGRTDIEVVAINDLGPVETNAHLLRYDSVHGRFPAEVKVSGNSIDVGQGPMEVTALRDPKELPWDNVDIALECTGIFTAREKAALHLENGSKRVLISAPGAGADKTIVYGVNHASLTADDHVVSNASCTTNCLSPVVKVLNDEIGIVKGFMTTVHSYTGDQPTLDTMHKDLYRARAAALSMIPTSTGAAKAVGLVLPELNGKLDGVAIRVPTPNVSVVDLTFEAARDTTVEEINNAIRAAAEGPMKGVLGITDEPLVSVDFNHDAHSSTFATDQTKVLEGTMCRILTWYDNEWGFSNRMADTAVAMGKLI comes from the coding sequence ATGACCGTCAAAGTCGCCATCAACGGGTTCGGCCGCATTGGCCGCAACGTGCTTCGCGGCATCATCGAATCCGGTCGCACCGATATCGAGGTCGTGGCGATCAACGATCTCGGCCCGGTCGAGACCAACGCCCACCTGCTGCGCTACGACAGCGTGCACGGCCGCTTCCCCGCCGAGGTGAAAGTGTCCGGCAACAGCATCGATGTGGGCCAAGGCCCGATGGAAGTGACCGCGCTGCGCGACCCCAAGGAACTGCCGTGGGACAATGTCGATATCGCGCTGGAATGCACCGGTATCTTCACCGCCCGTGAAAAGGCCGCGCTGCATCTCGAAAACGGCTCGAAGCGGGTGCTGATCTCCGCCCCCGGTGCTGGCGCTGACAAAACCATCGTCTACGGGGTCAACCACGCCAGCCTGACCGCCGACGATCACGTCGTGTCGAACGCGTCCTGCACCACCAACTGCCTGTCGCCGGTGGTCAAGGTGCTCAACGACGAAATCGGCATCGTGAAAGGCTTCATGACCACCGTGCACAGCTACACCGGCGACCAGCCGACGCTCGACACGATGCACAAGGATCTTTATCGCGCGCGGGCTGCGGCCCTGTCGATGATCCCCACCTCCACCGGCGCGGCCAAGGCTGTGGGTTTGGTTCTGCCGGAACTGAACGGCAAACTTGACGGCGTGGCCATCCGGGTGCCGACGCCGAATGTCTCGGTCGTCGATCTGACATTCGAAGCCGCGCGCGACACCACGGTCGAAGAGATCAACAACGCGATCCGCGCCGCCGCCGAAGGCCCGATGAAAGGCGTTCTGGGCATCACCGACGAGCCGCTGGTTTCGGTCGACTTCAACCACGACGCCCACAGCTCCACCTTCGCGACCGACCAGACCAAGGTTCTGGAAGGCACGATGTGCCGCATCCTGACGTGGTATGACAATGAATGGGGCTTCTCCAACCGCATGGCCGACACCGCCGTGGCAATGGGCAAGCTGATCTGA
- the gap gene encoding type I glyceraldehyde-3-phosphate dehydrogenase — MTVTVGINGFGRIGRCTLAGIAESARNDVQVVKINATGPIETNAHLLRFDSVHGRFAGDVRVSGNTLDLGRGPMEVFSTYDPQELDWDGCDVVLECTGQFNDGLKSAVHLERGARKVLISAPASNVDRTIVYGVNHRALEPGDRMVSNGSCTTNCLAPLAKVLNDAIGIERGIMTTVHSYTGDQPTLDRRHKDLYRARAAAMAMIPTSTGAAKAISEVLPELEGRLDGSAMRVPTPNVSAVDLTFEAACSVTVENVNEVVREAAAGHMGAVLSYDPAPKVSIDFNHTAYSSIFAPDQTKVVGGRTVRVLAWYDNEWGFSCRMADVAGAMGRLLH; from the coding sequence ATGACGGTTACGGTTGGGATCAACGGCTTTGGGCGGATCGGACGCTGCACTCTGGCCGGGATCGCTGAAAGCGCCCGCAATGACGTTCAGGTCGTCAAGATCAACGCCACCGGCCCTATCGAGACCAACGCGCATCTGCTGCGGTTCGACAGCGTGCATGGCCGCTTCGCCGGGGATGTCCGGGTGTCGGGCAACACGCTCGATCTGGGGCGCGGCCCGATGGAGGTGTTTTCGACCTACGATCCGCAGGAACTGGACTGGGACGGCTGCGACGTCGTGCTGGAATGCACCGGGCAATTCAACGACGGGCTGAAATCGGCGGTCCATCTGGAGCGCGGCGCGCGCAAGGTGCTGATCTCCGCGCCCGCGTCCAATGTCGACCGCACCATCGTCTACGGGGTCAATCACCGTGCGCTGGAGCCCGGCGACCGCATGGTCTCGAACGGGTCCTGCACCACGAATTGCCTTGCCCCGCTGGCCAAGGTTCTCAACGACGCCATCGGCATCGAACGGGGTATCATGACCACCGTCCACAGCTACACCGGCGATCAGCCCACGCTCGACCGGCGGCATAAGGATCTCTACCGCGCGCGCGCCGCCGCGATGGCGATGATCCCCACCTCCACCGGCGCGGCCAAGGCGATCTCCGAAGTGCTGCCGGAGTTGGAAGGCCGCCTTGACGGCTCCGCCATGCGGGTGCCCACGCCCAATGTCTCCGCCGTCGATCTGACGTTCGAGGCCGCGTGCAGCGTGACCGTCGAGAACGTGAACGAAGTGGTCCGCGAGGCCGCCGCCGGGCATATGGGGGCCGTGCTGTCCTATGACCCCGCGCCCAAAGTCTCGATCGACTTCAACCACACCGCCTATTCGTCTATCTTCGCGCCAGACCAGACCAAGGTCGTCGGTGGCCGCACGGTGCGGGTGCTGGCATGGTATGATAACGAATGGGGCTTCTCCTGCCGGATGGCAGATGTCGCAGGTGCGATGGGGCGGCTTCTACACTGA